A genomic segment from Lutibacter sp. A80 encodes:
- the frr gene encoding ribosome recycling factor produces MNEELDFIIDSTKELMQEAIVHLEKEFRNIRAGKASPTMLSGVTVDYYGSQTPLAQVANVGTMDAHTITVQPWEKNMLHEIEKAIMNANLGFNPMNNGEVVIINVPVLTEERRKNLSKQAKATAETAKVSIRNDRREAMQEIKKADVSEDMKANAEVSIQNLTDKFSLEIDELYKIKDVEIMKV; encoded by the coding sequence ATGAATGAAGAATTAGACTTTATTATAGATAGTACAAAAGAATTAATGCAAGAAGCAATTGTGCATTTAGAAAAAGAGTTCAGAAACATTAGAGCTGGAAAAGCTAGCCCAACAATGTTAAGTGGTGTAACTGTAGATTATTACGGTTCACAAACTCCTTTAGCGCAAGTTGCTAATGTTGGAACTATGGATGCACATACAATTACAGTACAACCATGGGAAAAAAACATGTTACATGAAATTGAAAAAGCCATTATGAATGCAAATTTAGGTTTTAACCCTATGAATAATGGTGAAGTTGTAATTATTAACGTTCCTGTTTTAACTGAAGAAAGACGTAAAAATTTATCTAAACAAGCAAAAGCAACAGCTGAAACTGCAAAAGTAAGTATTAGAAATGACCGTAGAGAAGCTATGCAAGAAATTAAAAAAGCTGATGTTTCTGAAGATATGAAAGCTAATGCTGAAGTAAGTATTCAAAATTTAACCGATAAATTTAGCTTAGAAATTGATGAGCTTTATAAAATAAAAGATGTTGAAATTATGAAGGTATAA
- the pyrH gene encoding UMP kinase yields the protein MASYKRILLKLSGEALMGDQQYGIDPKRLADYAQDIKNIVDQNIEVAIVIGGGNIFRGIAGASNGIDRVQGDYMGMLATAINGLALQSAIETAGIKTRLLTAIKMEQVAEPFIKRRAVRHLEKGRVVIFGCGTGNPYFTTDTAAVLRAIEIGAEVILKGTRVDGIYNKDPEKNDNAIKFDTISYKEVMNKGLKVMDMTAFALSQENNLPIIVFDMNTKGNLEKVISGENIGTKVDN from the coding sequence ATGGCATCATATAAAAGAATTCTATTAAAATTAAGTGGTGAAGCTCTAATGGGCGACCAACAATATGGAATAGACCCAAAAAGATTAGCAGATTATGCTCAAGATATAAAAAATATTGTAGATCAAAATATTGAAGTTGCCATTGTTATTGGTGGTGGTAATATTTTTAGAGGTATTGCTGGAGCAAGTAACGGTATCGATAGAGTTCAGGGCGATTATATGGGTATGTTAGCAACTGCAATAAATGGATTAGCATTACAAAGCGCAATTGAAACCGCTGGTATTAAAACTAGATTACTAACAGCTATAAAAATGGAACAAGTTGCAGAACCTTTTATAAAAAGAAGAGCTGTACGCCATTTAGAAAAAGGTCGTGTGGTAATTTTTGGTTGCGGAACAGGTAATCCATACTTTACAACAGATACTGCTGCTGTTTTAAGAGCAATAGAAATTGGTGCTGAAGTTATTTTAAAAGGAACACGTGTAGATGGAATTTACAATAAGGATCCAGAAAAAAACGACAATGCTATTAAATTTGACACCATTTCTTATAAAGAAGTGATGAATAAAGGTTTAAAAGTTATGGATATGACTGCCTTTGCTTTAAGTCAAGAAAATAATTTACCAATTATTGTTTTTGATATGAATACAAAAGGAAACCTGGAAAAAGTAATATCAGGAGAAAATATTGGAACAAAAGTTGATAATTAG
- a CDS encoding acyltransferase family protein, producing the protein MAVSQRLIALDVLRGLTIALMIMVNTPGSWSYVYPPLLHAKWHGCTPTDLVFPFFLFIVGVSMFYSFKKFNKGITSSSFKKVIKRTLIIFLLGLFLNLFPKFNFENVRFLGVLQRIAIAYGLAALLCLQFNVKTLKYIFAAILLGYWGILYFGNPIAPFDQTGNLVQQIDLAILGENHMYKGLGFTFDPEGLLSSFPSIATVLLGYFAGNIIEFSKSTLDTIKKFVMYGLILAVVGLVWGTIFPINKSLWTSTYVIYAGGLALLFLALLLWIIDVKGFKKWSTPFIHFGTNPLFIFMFSGIYVKTIIYLVKINMSNGDTLTGYSYLYNQVFVPIAGNMNGSLLFAITHIIFFWFLTYVLYRKKIFIKI; encoded by the coding sequence ATGGCAGTGTCCCAAAGATTAATAGCTTTAGATGTTTTAAGAGGCTTAACAATTGCTTTAATGATTATGGTTAATACTCCAGGTAGTTGGAGTTATGTGTACCCACCATTACTTCATGCAAAATGGCATGGGTGTACACCAACTGATTTAGTATTTCCATTTTTTCTTTTTATTGTTGGAGTTTCAATGTTTTATTCATTTAAAAAATTTAATAAAGGTATTACTTCATCAAGTTTTAAAAAAGTAATAAAGAGAACTTTAATTATTTTTTTACTAGGCTTATTTTTAAATTTATTTCCAAAATTTAATTTTGAAAATGTTAGATTTTTAGGAGTTTTACAACGTATTGCAATAGCTTATGGTTTAGCGGCATTGTTGTGTTTACAATTTAATGTAAAAACGTTGAAATATATTTTTGCTGCAATTTTATTAGGGTATTGGGGAATTTTATATTTTGGTAACCCCATAGCTCCTTTTGATCAAACGGGGAATTTAGTTCAGCAAATTGATTTAGCTATTTTAGGTGAAAACCATATGTATAAAGGTCTTGGTTTTACTTTTGATCCTGAAGGATTATTATCTTCTTTTCCATCAATTGCAACTGTTTTATTGGGTTATTTTGCTGGAAATATTATTGAATTCTCTAAAAGTACACTAGACACTATTAAAAAGTTTGTAATGTACGGACTTATTTTAGCAGTTGTGGGCTTGGTTTGGGGTACTATTTTTCCAATAAATAAATCGCTTTGGACCAGTACTTATGTAATTTATGCTGGTGGTTTAGCTTTATTGTTTTTAGCACTGTTATTATGGATTATCGATGTTAAAGGCTTTAAAAAGTGGTCAACGCCATTTATTCATTTTGGAACAAACCCATTATTTATTTTTATGTTTTCGGGTATTTATGTAAAAACAATTATTTATTTGGTAAAGATTAATATGTCTAATGGAGATACGCTTACAGGTTATAGTTATTTGTATAATCAAGTATTTGTACCAATTGCAGGGAATATGAATGGTTCTTTATTATTTGCAATAACGCACATTATATTCTTTTGGTTTTTAACCTATGTACTTTATAGGAAAAAGATTTTTATTAAAATTTAA
- the tsf gene encoding translation elongation factor Ts: MAKITAQEVNKLRQSTGAGMMDCKNALVEAEGDFDKAVDILRKKGQKVAAKRADRDSSEGAAIAYVNDDNTQGVIISLNCETDFVAKNDAFVALATDFAKIAVNCDSKEDFLAADFGGMTVAEKLIEQTGVIGEKLEIAGFEKVSGPYIGSYIHVGNKIASLTVLSANIEGSDVVAKDVSMQVAAMGATTLSYKDFDPAYVASETEARIAVIEKDNIELARLGKTLKNVPTFISRSQLTDEVIEQTKLKLKEELKAEGKPEAIWDRILPGKLERFISDNTTLDHEQCLLDQNFIKDEKITVAEYVKSIGDVTVTDFKRISLV; encoded by the coding sequence ATGGCGAAAATTACAGCCCAAGAAGTAAATAAATTAAGACAATCTACAGGTGCAGGTATGATGGATTGTAAAAATGCACTTGTTGAAGCAGAAGGAGATTTTGACAAAGCAGTTGATATTTTACGTAAAAAAGGTCAAAAAGTTGCAGCAAAAAGAGCTGACAGAGATTCATCTGAAGGTGCTGCTATTGCATATGTAAATGATGACAATACACAAGGCGTTATTATTTCTCTTAATTGTGAAACAGACTTTGTTGCTAAAAATGATGCTTTTGTTGCTTTAGCTACTGATTTTGCTAAAATTGCAGTAAACTGTGATTCTAAAGAAGATTTTTTAGCTGCTGATTTTGGTGGAATGACTGTTGCTGAAAAATTAATTGAGCAAACTGGAGTTATTGGTGAAAAATTAGAAATTGCTGGATTTGAAAAAGTATCAGGTCCTTATATTGGTTCTTATATTCATGTTGGAAATAAAATTGCTAGTTTAACTGTATTATCTGCTAATATAGAAGGTTCTGATGTTGTTGCTAAAGATGTATCTATGCAAGTAGCTGCAATGGGTGCTACTACATTATCTTACAAAGATTTTGATCCTGCTTATGTTGCTTCTGAAACTGAAGCTAGAATTGCAGTAATTGAAAAAGATAATATTGAACTTGCTAGATTAGGTAAAACACTTAAAAATGTTCCTACTTTTATTTCAAGATCTCAATTAACTGATGAAGTTATTGAACAAACTAAATTAAAATTAAAAGAAGAATTAAAAGCTGAAGGTAAACCAGAAGCTATATGGGATAGAATTCTTCCTGGAAAATTAGAACGTTTTATTTCTGATAATACTACTTTAGATCACGAACAATGTCTTCTTGATCAAAATTTTATTAAAGATGAAAAAATTACAGTTGCAGAATATGTTAAATCTATTGGAGATGTAACTGTTACTGATTTTAAAAGAATTTCTTTAGTATAA
- the rpsB gene encoding 30S ribosomal protein S2, with protein MANIEIKDLLDAGVHFGHLTRKWDPNMAPYIYGERNGVHIIDLYKTAAKIEEASEALKKIASSGRKILFVATKKQAKEIIADKSKSVNMPYITERWPGGMLTNFVTIRKAVKKMATIDRMKQDGSFAALSKREQLQINRQREKLDKNLGSITDMTRLPGAIFVVDVKKEHIAIAEAKKLSIPIFAMIDTNSDPRGIDYVVPANDDASKSIEKVLGHITDAVAEGLSERKAGKEKAAEAKAETKKEVKK; from the coding sequence ATGGCAAATATTGAAATTAAAGATTTATTAGACGCAGGTGTACATTTTGGTCACCTAACTAGAAAATGGGATCCAAACATGGCTCCTTACATTTACGGAGAACGTAACGGTGTACATATTATTGACCTTTACAAAACCGCAGCAAAAATCGAAGAAGCTTCTGAAGCTTTAAAGAAAATTGCATCTTCAGGTAGAAAAATCCTTTTTGTAGCTACAAAAAAACAAGCAAAAGAAATTATTGCAGACAAATCTAAAAGTGTTAACATGCCTTACATCACAGAAAGATGGCCAGGTGGAATGTTAACAAACTTTGTTACTATTAGAAAAGCTGTTAAAAAAATGGCTACAATTGATAGAATGAAACAAGATGGGTCTTTTGCCGCTCTTTCTAAAAGAGAACAATTACAAATTAACCGTCAACGTGAAAAATTAGACAAAAACTTAGGTTCTATTACAGATATGACACGTTTACCAGGTGCAATTTTTGTAGTTGATGTAAAAAAAGAACACATTGCTATTGCTGAAGCTAAAAAATTAAGTATTCCAATTTTTGCAATGATCGACACAAACTCTGATCCAAGAGGAATTGATTATGTAGTTCCTGCAAATGATGATGCTTCAAAATCTATTGAAAAAGTTTTAGGACATATTACTGATGCAGTTGCTGAAGGTTTATCTGAAAGAAAAGCAGGTAAAGAAAAAGCTGCAGAAGCAAAAGCTGAAACAAAAAAAGAGGTAAAAAAATAA